In a single window of the Dinghuibacter silviterrae genome:
- a CDS encoding TIGR03118 family protein, with product MATPKHLMRLSVVGGLFVCLLGTTNCRKVVLRAFLDGYQQTNLVASNASYSPVLVDSQLVNPWGMAFTPTSPVWISDNGTGLSTLYDHTGKKIPLVVTIPSPDSAKEGKPTGVLFNPTADFMIPAKPPVASRFIFATEDGTIIAWGGGTKGTIVADRSEWGAVYKGIALDSTGGQHFLYATNFHAGTIDVFDKDFNYVSGTTFHDPGIPHGFAPFNIRSIGGWLWVTYAKQLAPADHYDEAGPGNGFIDIFTPGGALVSRFATRGPLNSPWGIVPAKEGFVKQADSVNVILVGNFGDGRINMYTDQGIFLGPLMDHNRPIVIGGLWDLENDVPGTTTAQLFFTAGPNGSDGIFGFLERK from the coding sequence ATGGCTACTCCAAAACACCTTATGCGGCTGTCCGTCGTGGGCGGCCTTTTTGTTTGCCTTTTAGGGACAACAAATTGCCGGAAAGTAGTGTTGCGTGCTTTCCTGGACGGCTACCAGCAAACCAACCTGGTGGCGAGCAACGCGAGCTACAGCCCCGTACTGGTCGACTCGCAACTGGTCAACCCCTGGGGCATGGCGTTTACGCCGACCAGTCCCGTCTGGATTTCTGACAATGGGACCGGACTCAGCACGCTGTATGACCATACGGGCAAAAAGATCCCGCTGGTCGTCACCATTCCCTCCCCGGATAGCGCGAAGGAAGGAAAACCCACGGGCGTTCTGTTCAACCCCACTGCCGACTTCATGATCCCGGCCAAACCACCCGTGGCGAGCAGGTTTATTTTTGCTACCGAAGACGGCACCATCATCGCCTGGGGGGGCGGTACCAAAGGGACGATCGTCGCGGATCGCTCAGAGTGGGGCGCTGTGTACAAAGGGATTGCCTTGGACAGTACCGGCGGGCAGCATTTTTTGTACGCCACCAATTTCCACGCCGGGACGATCGACGTTTTCGACAAGGACTTCAACTATGTCAGCGGAACCACCTTTCATGACCCCGGCATCCCCCATGGCTTTGCGCCTTTCAACATCCGGAGCATCGGTGGCTGGTTATGGGTCACTTATGCCAAACAACTGGCGCCCGCAGACCATTACGACGAAGCAGGGCCCGGGAATGGGTTTATCGACATTTTTACACCCGGCGGCGCCCTGGTGTCCCGGTTTGCCACCCGCGGCCCCCTGAACTCACCCTGGGGCATTGTCCCGGCAAAAGAGGGCTTTGTCAAACAGGCAGACAGCGTAAACGTCATCCTGGTGGGCAACTTTGGCGACGGCCGTATCAATATGTACACCGACCAGGGGATCTTTCTCGGCCCTCTGATGGACCACAACCGGCCCATCGTGATCGGCGGTCTGTGGGACCTTGAAAACGACGTTCCCGGTACTACGACAGCACAACTTTTTTTCACCGCCGGCCCCAATGGATCGGATGGAATATTTGGTTTCCTGGAAAGAAAATAG
- a CDS encoding YceI family protein, with the protein MQLLILLMILLGSRWVVQKSSSLCIAGHTNINHFTCGVPQCAEPDTLYFLPEGSRGSVPGIPLCGTVRLNIDDFDCHNKVMTDDFKTTVRANRFPQLKISFINLERMPSARCCPEAVKGWVEIELAGTCRLFEIDYTILRSEPGVLELDGKRTLAFHDFALDPPRKMGGLIKVNDTLDVHFSLYLKQIN; encoded by the coding sequence ATGCAACTCCTCATTCTTCTGATGATCCTCCTGGGCAGCCGGTGGGTCGTCCAGAAAAGCAGCAGCCTTTGCATCGCAGGCCATACCAACATCAACCATTTCACCTGCGGTGTTCCGCAGTGCGCCGAGCCGGATACGTTGTATTTCCTGCCGGAGGGAAGCCGGGGATCCGTCCCCGGCATTCCCCTCTGCGGGACCGTCCGGCTCAACATCGACGACTTCGATTGTCACAACAAGGTGATGACGGACGATTTCAAAACAACGGTCCGGGCCAACCGCTTTCCCCAGTTGAAAATCAGTTTTATCAACCTGGAAAGAATGCCCTCCGCCCGCTGCTGTCCTGAGGCCGTAAAAGGTTGGGTGGAGATCGAGCTGGCGGGTACCTGCCGGCTTTTCGAGATCGACTATACCATCCTCCGGTCGGAGCCGGGCGTCCTGGAACTCGACGGCAAACGGACACTGGCCTTTCACGACTTTGCCCTGGACCCTCCACGGAAAATGGGTGGGTTGATCAAGGTCAACGACACGCTGGATGTCCATTTTTCCCTTTATCTAAAACAAATCAATTGA
- a CDS encoding YceI family protein — protein MYPRLSLFLVLLLPGIFASAQSRYTGTATELVISGTSTLHDWTMKSIQSSCFATLNVDPAGQVSALNTLSFSTPATALKSDHSGMDNNAYKALKTDQNPTITYTLSSVSVAGGKGGSTVTCKGKLTIAGSTRDEDVVAFCKTNPDNTITVTGTKKISMRDFQIDPPTFAFGTVRTGNDIVLTFHLTLKKA, from the coding sequence ATGTATCCCCGCCTATCCCTTTTCCTTGTGCTCCTGCTCCCGGGCATCTTTGCCAGTGCGCAAAGCCGGTACACCGGCACGGCAACGGAGCTGGTCATCAGCGGCACCTCGACCCTGCATGACTGGACCATGAAGTCCATACAGTCGAGCTGTTTTGCCACGCTCAACGTGGATCCGGCCGGCCAGGTGTCCGCCCTGAACACCCTTAGTTTTTCCACGCCGGCCACCGCGCTCAAAAGCGACCACAGCGGTATGGACAACAATGCCTACAAAGCCCTGAAGACGGACCAGAACCCCACGATTACCTATACCCTCAGTTCGGTCAGCGTGGCCGGGGGAAAAGGTGGCAGCACCGTCACCTGCAAAGGGAAGCTGACGATCGCCGGTTCCACCCGGGATGAGGACGTCGTTGCTTTTTGCAAGACCAACCCCGACAATACCATTACGGTGACCGGGACCAAAAAAATCAGCATGCGGGACTTCCAGATCGACCCGCCCACTTTCGCCTTCGGTACCGTCAGGACCGGAAACGACATCGTCTTAACCTTTCACCTAACACTAAAAAAAGCTTAA
- a CDS encoding DNA-3-methyladenine glycosylase family protein: MIRRFNKRNFHKICDQLATADPDLGAIIDTHRYPPMWTRPNTFDTLVHIILEQQVSLASALAALHKLRGKLGELTPAGLLVLTDEEMKACYVSRQKAMYTRGLATALLEGQLDLEALESLPDDEVRARLILLKGIGHWTIDVYLMFVLQRTDVFPTGDLAAMNALKRIKKLPKDTTKEHLLHIAAAWQPYRTVATMLLWHLYLSSRR, encoded by the coding sequence ATGATCCGGAGATTCAACAAGCGGAACTTCCACAAGATCTGCGACCAGCTTGCAACAGCTGACCCTGACTTAGGAGCCATCATCGACACGCACCGTTATCCGCCGATGTGGACCCGGCCGAATACCTTCGACACCCTGGTCCATATCATCCTGGAGCAACAGGTGTCGCTGGCCTCGGCCCTGGCCGCGCTCCACAAACTGAGGGGCAAACTCGGCGAACTCACCCCGGCCGGGCTGTTGGTCCTGACCGACGAGGAAATGAAGGCGTGCTACGTCAGCCGCCAGAAAGCCATGTATACCCGTGGCCTGGCGACGGCCTTGCTCGAAGGTCAACTGGACCTGGAAGCGCTGGAGTCGCTCCCGGACGATGAAGTAAGGGCACGGCTGATTCTTCTGAAGGGGATCGGTCACTGGACCATCGACGTCTACCTGATGTTCGTCCTGCAACGCACCGACGTCTTTCCCACCGGTGACCTGGCCGCCATGAACGCGCTGAAAAGGATAAAGAAGCTGCCAAAGGATACGACAAAAGAGCACCTTTTACACATTGCCGCTGCCTGGCAGCCTTATAGGACGGTGGCTACCATGTTGCTTTGGCATTTGTATCTGTCGTCGCGGCGCTAG
- a CDS encoding sensor histidine kinase, producing MDGGSDYNVDLFFELSADLLCIAGFDGYFKRINPAVSKVLGYSIEELMSRPINDFVYQEDKAITDKHRDNLRRDIPLLNFENRYVTKSGEIVWLSWTSMPLEKEKLVYAIAKNITHKKKQEEDRNHLIAQLSQASEELKHQSYRTSHDLRYPVNNLLSILTLLDGSKIQDGETLEFIGLLNATAQDLQRTLNEQVERLGRKEDGSATLETLSLETVLGGVTSSLRTLLEGARATLHINFSAAPAVRLNKAYLESIFLNLLTNSIKYAHPERPPVITMVSQKTGGRDQLIFSDNGLGIDLDKVGDKVFGFRQHFHEHKDSKGIGLYLVHNYLTSLGGQISVESRVNEGTTFAITFP from the coding sequence ATGGATGGTGGATCTGATTATAATGTAGACCTTTTTTTTGAATTATCCGCAGACCTTCTGTGCATTGCCGGCTTTGACGGCTATTTCAAACGCATCAATCCCGCGGTCTCCAAAGTCCTGGGTTATTCCATAGAAGAACTGATGTCGCGTCCCATCAACGACTTTGTTTACCAAGAGGACAAGGCCATCACGGACAAACACCGGGACAACCTGAGAAGAGACATCCCCCTGCTGAATTTCGAAAACCGCTACGTGACTAAAAGCGGTGAGATCGTATGGCTCTCGTGGACGTCGATGCCGTTGGAAAAAGAAAAGCTGGTCTACGCCATTGCCAAGAATATAACACACAAGAAAAAACAGGAAGAAGACCGGAACCACCTCATCGCCCAGCTTTCGCAGGCCTCCGAGGAATTGAAACACCAGTCCTACAGAACATCCCATGACCTGCGGTATCCGGTGAACAACCTGCTCTCCATCCTGACGCTGCTGGACGGATCGAAGATACAGGACGGGGAAACCCTGGAATTTATAGGCCTGCTCAATGCCACGGCCCAGGACCTTCAACGGACCCTGAATGAACAGGTGGAGCGGCTTGGCCGGAAGGAGGACGGGAGTGCAACATTGGAAACCTTGTCCCTGGAAACCGTGCTCGGTGGCGTGACGTCTTCCCTTCGAACGCTGCTGGAAGGCGCGCGGGCGACGCTTCACATCAATTTTTCCGCGGCGCCGGCCGTCCGGCTCAACAAAGCCTACCTGGAAAGCATTTTTCTAAACCTCCTGACGAACTCCATCAAATACGCCCACCCCGAACGGCCACCGGTGATCACCATGGTCTCCCAAAAAACAGGAGGCAGGGACCAGCTGATTTTTTCAGACAACGGCCTGGGGATCGACCTGGACAAGGTCGGCGACAAGGTCTTCGGCTTTCGCCAGCATTTCCACGAACATAAGGACAGTAAGGGGATCGGGCTATACCTGGTGCACAACTACCTTACCTCGCTGGGCGGGCAGATCAGCGTGGAGAGCCGGGTCAACGAGGGGACGACGTTTGCGATCACGTTCCCCTAA
- the chrA gene encoding chromate efflux transporter, which yields MRKSSLRELASLFGRLGLTAFGGPAAHIAMMQKEVVDKKGWMDHRHFLDLIGATNLIPGPNSTEMAIHIGYERGGWKGLLVAGACFILPAVLITATLAWLYQKYGHLPGAEAWVYGIKPAIIPVILGAVHPLAKRAVRTVTLGVIGLLVLGACLLGLDEVYAMFGAGAVTLGLYLSKRRLNSLAPLLLQAQAVNLRVFLIFLKIGAILYGSGYVLFAFLDRELVAKGLLTRPVLIDAIAVGQFTPGPVFSSVTFIGWQMGGWKGAALATLAIFLPSFVFVGLLNPFVPRMRRSASFSTFLDGVNVASVAIILVVCWTFGRSTLTDWRTAVIAVAAAAVVFGLPKVNSAWIIAGGALLGYVLALL from the coding sequence ATGCGCAAATCCTCCCTTCGTGAACTCGCCTCTTTATTCGGACGGTTAGGACTAACCGCCTTTGGCGGTCCTGCTGCTCATATTGCCATGATGCAAAAAGAAGTGGTGGACAAAAAAGGCTGGATGGACCACCGCCATTTCCTGGACCTGATCGGGGCAACCAACCTGATCCCCGGACCCAACAGTACCGAAATGGCTATCCATATCGGGTATGAACGCGGGGGTTGGAAGGGACTGCTGGTCGCGGGTGCCTGTTTTATCCTGCCCGCGGTGTTGATCACCGCAACCCTGGCCTGGCTGTACCAGAAGTACGGTCACTTGCCGGGCGCGGAAGCATGGGTATACGGCATCAAACCGGCGATCATCCCCGTCATCTTAGGCGCCGTGCACCCCCTGGCCAAAAGGGCCGTACGGACCGTGACGCTGGGGGTCATCGGGTTGCTGGTCCTGGGGGCCTGTCTTCTGGGGTTGGATGAGGTGTATGCGATGTTTGGCGCGGGGGCGGTGACGCTGGGGCTATACCTGTCGAAGCGCCGGTTGAACAGCCTTGCGCCTTTATTGCTCCAGGCGCAAGCCGTCAACCTCAGGGTGTTTCTCATCTTTTTGAAAATCGGCGCTATCCTCTACGGGAGCGGCTACGTGTTGTTTGCTTTTCTGGACCGGGAACTGGTGGCCAAAGGCTTGTTGACCCGGCCCGTGCTCATCGACGCCATCGCCGTGGGACAGTTCACCCCCGGACCGGTCTTCTCGTCGGTCACCTTTATCGGGTGGCAGATGGGTGGATGGAAGGGCGCAGCGCTCGCCACACTGGCGATCTTCCTGCCGTCCTTTGTGTTCGTGGGGCTGCTCAACCCGTTCGTGCCCCGCATGCGCCGCTCCGCCTCTTTTTCCACCTTTCTCGACGGGGTCAATGTCGCGTCGGTCGCCATCATCCTGGTGGTGTGCTGGACGTTTGGCCGGTCCACACTCACAGACTGGCGTACGGCCGTGATCGCGGTCGCCGCCGCTGCCGTAGTGTTTGGCCTCCCAAAAGTCAACAGCGCCTGGATCATAGCGGGCGGGGCCCTTTTAGGCTATGTCCTGGCGCTGTTGTAG
- a CDS encoding serine hydrolase domain-containing protein, giving the protein MNPPKKFPYFFLLTLLLSLGLFLWETFPLLSGYGAKVCCSGVFISHRDPDSVIANDLGRFPFNLANYQVDGKDSSVRATVWGMAVKKAIYHTGLGAVLVNGTTEAALRQSWRNIQTAVPPKDTLPLDNGDTAALAGMIKKEVGRNGTRGLIVLYKDKVIGEGYAPGFDQNTPLAGWSMTKGIVSALLGILVREKRLDVRAPAPVAAWKDDNRRTIRTIDLMQMRSGLRWWEWYIGPCPCTDMLFKERDMGEAAARSSLRHPSGTVFNYSSGNANILSSIIRGCVDSNDYYRWPYEQLFYKIGMIHTVLEPDAGGTFVGSSYCYATARDWARLGLLYLHDGVWNGQRILPEGWVHEATTGAGIYGALWWLNGGRWPHVPTDAYAAEGYEGQYVLVVPSRDLVVVRLALDRGKPHPDSLMHEVLQALH; this is encoded by the coding sequence ATGAATCCGCCGAAGAAATTCCCCTATTTTTTCCTCCTAACCCTTCTCCTCTCCCTTGGCCTCTTCCTGTGGGAAACGTTTCCCCTGCTCAGCGGCTATGGTGCAAAGGTTTGCTGCTCCGGGGTCTTTATATCCCACCGGGATCCCGATAGTGTCATCGCAAACGACCTGGGTCGTTTCCCTTTCAACTTAGCCAACTATCAGGTCGATGGGAAGGACAGTTCCGTGCGTGCCACCGTATGGGGCATGGCGGTGAAAAAGGCTATTTATCATACCGGGCTGGGCGCCGTCCTGGTCAATGGGACCACGGAAGCGGCACTAAGGCAATCGTGGCGGAACATCCAAACAGCGGTCCCACCAAAAGACACGCTGCCGCTCGACAACGGTGACACGGCCGCACTGGCCGGGATGATAAAGAAGGAAGTAGGCCGCAACGGCACCCGCGGCTTGATCGTCCTTTACAAAGACAAGGTCATCGGGGAGGGGTACGCCCCCGGTTTTGATCAAAACACCCCCCTGGCCGGCTGGTCCATGACCAAAGGTATCGTCAGCGCACTCCTCGGTATTCTCGTCCGCGAAAAACGGCTCGACGTCCGGGCCCCCGCACCCGTCGCCGCCTGGAAAGACGATAACCGGCGCACCATCCGGACCATAGACCTCATGCAGATGCGCAGCGGGCTTCGCTGGTGGGAATGGTACATCGGCCCCTGCCCCTGCACCGATATGCTCTTCAAAGAACGGGACATGGGGGAAGCGGCGGCGCGCAGCTCCCTCAGACACCCTTCCGGCACGGTCTTTAACTACTCCAGCGGAAATGCCAACATCCTTTCTTCCATCATCCGCGGCTGTGTCGATTCGAATGACTACTACCGCTGGCCCTACGAACAATTGTTTTATAAGATCGGGATGATACATACGGTGCTGGAACCCGACGCCGGTGGAACCTTTGTCGGTTCATCTTATTGTTACGCCACTGCCCGCGACTGGGCCCGCCTGGGGCTATTGTATCTTCATGATGGTGTCTGGAACGGTCAGCGGATCTTACCCGAAGGCTGGGTACACGAGGCCACGACCGGAGCGGGTATCTATGGTGCGCTTTGGTGGCTCAACGGTGGCCGCTGGCCGCACGTTCCCACCGACGCGTATGCCGCCGAAGGGTATGAGGGACAATATGTTTTAGTAGTCCCCTCGCGTGACCTTGTGGTCGTCCGCCTGGCGCTGGATCGCGGAAAACCGCATCCGGACAGCCTGATGCACGAGGTGCTGCAGGCGCTGCACTAG
- a CDS encoding TonB-dependent receptor has protein sequence MKQFLGLLLLLCSKPVLAQHHTTLHFINDDTHQSIPGVTVQVRPTGTSAAADSNGVAVLPGLKPGKYAFQCTSEGFREKEFSLSVGERDTTLTVILDPMVETMQDVVIASTRTNRLLKNTPTTIQVVDREDIEEGTAQSPANIRELLTELSGTQVQQTSPVSGNVSIRLQGLDGRYTQLLKDGFPLYGGLSGSLSILQVPPLDLRQVEVIKGAGSALYGGDAIAGIINLISRTPDTTLHLDAVLNQTDKGGTDLGGFFSHRGKHTGLTVMGSASRQNPVDVNNDGFTDLPRVRQGTVAPTFFWYPDDSTTLRLGVNISTEDRNGGDLQAVEHGADSLHPFLQRNHSDRDYYQLSMTRKLRGQQSFTLKNTVGYFYRSIEQTTGGAGGLATTGFSGAEVSSFTEASYNLTAGAHDVVTGIGLTTDQFKPGGSQGNLGYTHNTAGLFAQDDWTLDKKTVLEAGARADVEHTLYFLPRLALLYRPVRPLSIRLGGGLAYKLPTIFNATDEEEGYQQVYPIASSVQAERSESANLSVNYQGHIGDDIGFTIDQNLYYTRLMHALIPQEDSLQRGWLYYLNAPGPVLSRGSETDARFTLERFSLYIGYTYTDARRVYLSGDPQLPLTPHHRFVSTLTYEAEPHWKAGIEGFYTGTQVLDDGQTVRDFWTNDLMVQHTWGHCSLMLNVENFLDTRQSKFGPLFTGTMQNPVFQEVYAPIDGRVISVAFRYTR, from the coding sequence ATGAAACAGTTCTTAGGACTGCTGCTGCTCCTGTGCAGCAAACCGGTCCTGGCCCAGCATCATACGACCTTGCATTTTATCAATGACGATACGCATCAATCCATACCGGGGGTCACCGTTCAGGTGCGGCCGACAGGCACGTCTGCAGCCGCCGATTCCAACGGTGTAGCCGTCCTGCCCGGGCTAAAACCCGGGAAGTATGCCTTTCAATGTACTTCCGAGGGCTTTCGGGAAAAAGAATTCTCCCTCTCCGTTGGCGAGCGGGACACCACGCTGACGGTCATCCTCGATCCGATGGTCGAGACCATGCAGGACGTGGTCATCGCCTCCACGAGGACAAACCGTCTTTTGAAGAATACCCCCACGACGATCCAGGTGGTCGACCGGGAGGACATCGAGGAAGGGACGGCGCAGTCGCCGGCCAATATCCGGGAACTGCTCACGGAGCTGTCGGGGACACAGGTGCAACAAACGTCACCGGTGTCGGGTAACGTCTCGATCCGTCTCCAGGGGCTCGACGGGCGGTACACCCAGCTCCTGAAGGACGGCTTTCCTTTGTACGGCGGTCTTTCAGGGAGCCTGAGCATCCTCCAGGTGCCGCCGCTGGACCTCCGGCAGGTGGAGGTCATCAAGGGGGCGGGCTCTGCGTTGTACGGGGGGGATGCCATCGCCGGGATAATCAACCTTATTTCGCGGACACCCGATACTACCCTGCACCTGGACGCGGTGTTGAACCAGACGGACAAGGGCGGCACCGACCTGGGGGGCTTTTTTAGCCATAGGGGAAAACACACCGGGCTGACGGTCATGGGTTCGGCCAGCCGGCAAAACCCGGTGGACGTCAACAACGACGGCTTTACCGACCTGCCCAGGGTCCGGCAGGGCACGGTGGCGCCTACCTTCTTCTGGTACCCGGATGACAGCACCACCCTTCGCCTGGGCGTCAACATCTCGACCGAGGACCGCAATGGCGGGGACCTTCAGGCGGTGGAGCATGGAGCGGATAGTCTGCATCCGTTCCTTCAGCGGAACCACAGCGACAGGGACTACTATCAGCTTTCTATGACGCGAAAGTTGCGCGGGCAGCAAAGCTTCACACTCAAGAATACCGTGGGGTACTTTTATCGCTCCATTGAGCAGACGACGGGGGGCGCGGGCGGCCTCGCGACCACCGGCTTCTCCGGCGCCGAAGTCTCGTCATTCACCGAAGCCAGCTATAACCTGACGGCGGGCGCTCACGACGTCGTCACCGGTATCGGCCTCACCACGGACCAGTTCAAGCCAGGCGGCTCGCAAGGGAACCTGGGCTATACCCACAACACCGCAGGACTCTTTGCACAGGACGACTGGACGCTGGACAAAAAGACCGTTCTCGAAGCCGGTGCCCGCGCGGATGTGGAGCATACGCTTTATTTCCTGCCCCGTCTCGCGTTGTTGTACCGGCCGGTGCGCCCGTTGTCCATCCGTCTCGGCGGCGGGCTGGCCTATAAGCTGCCGACGATCTTTAACGCCACGGACGAAGAGGAGGGTTATCAGCAGGTCTACCCTATCGCGTCCAGTGTGCAGGCGGAACGTTCGGAGAGCGCCAACCTTTCTGTGAACTACCAGGGGCATATCGGCGATGACATCGGGTTTACGATCGACCAGAATTTGTATTATACCCGGCTCATGCACGCGCTTATACCGCAGGAGGACAGCCTGCAACGGGGCTGGCTGTATTACCTCAACGCGCCGGGGCCGGTCCTTAGCCGCGGATCGGAGACCGACGCGCGGTTTACGCTGGAGCGCTTTTCCCTTTACATAGGGTACACCTATACAGATGCGCGGCGGGTATACCTCTCCGGCGATCCGCAGCTTCCGCTGACGCCGCACCATCGGTTTGTGAGCACCCTCACGTATGAGGCGGAACCGCATTGGAAGGCAGGCATAGAAGGGTTTTACACGGGGACGCAGGTCCTCGACGACGGGCAGACAGTTCGCGATTTCTGGACCAACGACCTGATGGTGCAACACACCTGGGGCCATTGCTCCCTGATGCTGAACGTGGAAAATTTCCTGGATACCCGCCAGAGTAAGTTCGGACCCCTGTTCACGGGCACGATGCAAAACCCGGTGTTTCAGGAAGTATATGCGCCGATCGACGGCAGGGTCATCAGCGTTGCGTTCCGGTATACCCGGTAG
- a CDS encoding YbjQ family protein: MIDHNLITTSFELEGYRVVQHLGVIRGITVRSRSALGNVAGAFQSLFGGQLSIYVDLCEKARQEAFDLMTEHAEQKGANGIVGMRYDANEVMNGITEVLCYGTAVRVERIA, from the coding sequence ATGATAGACCATAACTTGATTACGACCAGCTTTGAACTGGAGGGATACCGTGTCGTCCAACACCTGGGCGTGATCCGGGGAATCACCGTCCGCTCCCGGAGCGCCCTGGGTAATGTGGCGGGCGCCTTCCAATCGCTTTTCGGCGGACAGCTTTCGATCTATGTTGACCTTTGTGAAAAAGCAAGGCAGGAAGCCTTTGACCTCATGACGGAACACGCCGAACAAAAAGGGGCCAACGGCATCGTCGGGATGCGTTATGACGCCAACGAGGTCATGAACGGTATTACTGAAGTGCTTTGTTACGGGACTGCGGTCCGCGTGGAACGGATCGCCTAG
- a CDS encoding GNAT family N-acetyltransferase — MSFLFDTARLRVRMMTPEDAPFVLQLFNAPNWLQFLPDRHVRTVEAARDYITDVYLKSYRDNGFGAAVVTLKESGEPIGICGLFQRTYLPVPDLGYAFLPAHEGKGYAAEAAGGMLDYLRPAQPDLRAVVSSENTRSVHLLEKLGFQYMEKVRPPGEDRMVLVYKAP, encoded by the coding sequence ATGTCCTTTCTTTTTGATACCGCCCGTCTTCGCGTCCGGATGATGACCCCGGAAGACGCCCCTTTTGTCCTTCAGCTTTTCAATGCCCCCAATTGGCTGCAATTTTTGCCGGACCGGCATGTACGGACCGTGGAAGCCGCCAGGGACTATATCACGGACGTCTACCTGAAAAGCTACCGGGACAACGGTTTTGGCGCGGCCGTGGTGACGCTGAAGGAAAGCGGGGAGCCCATCGGCATTTGCGGGTTGTTCCAGCGGACCTACCTCCCCGTGCCCGACCTCGGCTATGCCTTTCTGCCCGCTCATGAGGGTAAAGGATACGCGGCGGAGGCGGCAGGCGGAATGCTGGACTATTTGAGGCCGGCCCAGCCAGACCTCCGGGCCGTCGTCTCGTCCGAAAATACCCGTTCGGTGCACCTGCTGGAAAAATTGGGGTTCCAATACATGGAGAAGGTCCGGCCGCCGGGCGAGGACCGGATGGTGCTGGTGTATAAAGCGCCTTAG
- a CDS encoding NAD(P)-dependent oxidoreductase, whose translation MIAFLGMGLLGENFTRALLKKGNQVQVWNRTFSKAAALEPLGAKAFAGVADAVRGADVVHLTLKDDEAVDEVLAAAFPGLAAGTVLIDHTTTSVPGAIERTRVWKEHGFTYLHAPVFMGPQNALDSTGTMMVSGDQDVIARQEPALSGMTGKVLNFGPETGRAAAIKLLGNSFLVTFTAGIADMLSLAKALQVPLSDVSTLFDTWNPGALLPARLKRLTSGVYTQPSWTLNMARKDTGLFMEAARQGGIPLAVIPSIAIEMDKWIGKGHGGDDWTVIAKDAVS comes from the coding sequence ATGATCGCATTTCTGGGCATGGGCCTTCTTGGGGAAAACTTTACACGCGCGTTGCTGAAAAAGGGGAACCAGGTCCAGGTCTGGAACCGGACGTTCTCCAAAGCCGCCGCCCTGGAGCCTTTGGGAGCAAAGGCTTTTGCCGGCGTGGCAGACGCCGTCCGGGGCGCGGACGTCGTTCATCTTACCCTCAAGGACGACGAGGCCGTGGATGAAGTGTTGGCCGCCGCCTTTCCCGGGCTGGCCGCCGGTACCGTGCTCATCGACCATACCACGACGTCTGTGCCTGGCGCGATCGAACGCACACGGGTCTGGAAGGAACACGGGTTCACCTATCTTCACGCACCGGTTTTTATGGGGCCTCAAAATGCACTGGACAGCACCGGCACCATGATGGTCTCGGGTGACCAGGACGTCATCGCGCGCCAGGAGCCTGCCCTGTCGGGAATGACGGGCAAGGTCCTCAATTTCGGACCAGAAACGGGCCGGGCGGCTGCGATCAAACTGCTGGGGAATTCCTTTCTCGTCACCTTCACGGCAGGCATCGCCGATATGCTTTCCCTTGCAAAAGCCCTCCAGGTTCCCTTGAGCGATGTGTCTACCCTTTTCGATACCTGGAATCCGGGTGCTTTGTTGCCGGCGCGGCTCAAAAGGCTCACCTCGGGCGTGTACACCCAGCCGTCATGGACGCTGAACATGGCCCGTAAGGATACAGGGCTCTTCATGGAAGCCGCCCGCCAGGGAGGCATACCGCTGGCCGTCATCCCCTCGATCGCCATTGAAATGGACAAATGGATCGGGAAAGGACACGGGGGCGACGACTGGACCGTCATCGCAAAAGACGCCGTATCCTAG
- a CDS encoding MGMT family protein, with translation MKNAKKAAPHGAAAPGRRSASAPKERLIAVKPSGQKDESLSGLIHDLVRQIPPGRVTSYGAIAAVLSLPNPRMVGRAMRTAGKDVPAQRVVNSAGRLTGEHTQPRKLLLEKEGVTVKGDKVVNFKVVFWDPCKEL, from the coding sequence ATGAAAAATGCGAAAAAAGCGGCGCCGCATGGCGCGGCAGCGCCTGGGCGGCGAAGCGCCTCAGCGCCCAAGGAGCGGCTCATCGCCGTAAAACCCTCCGGTCAAAAAGACGAATCCCTGTCCGGCCTCATCCACGACCTCGTCCGGCAAATCCCACCGGGACGGGTCACCTCCTACGGAGCCATTGCGGCGGTACTCAGTCTCCCCAACCCGCGGATGGTGGGCAGGGCCATGCGCACAGCCGGTAAAGACGTGCCTGCCCAACGCGTCGTCAACAGTGCCGGGCGTCTGACGGGTGAGCATACTCAACCACGTAAACTTTTACTTGAAAAGGAAGGGGTCACCGTAAAAGGGGACAAGGTCGTCAACTTCAAGGTGGTTTTCTGGGATCCATGTAAAGAATTATAA